The Rosa rugosa chromosome 3, drRosRugo1.1, whole genome shotgun sequence sequence ccatgttttttttttaaggaagatTTGGGATGGGTTTTATTGGGAAAGAAGGGTTGTTTCTTGTATAATCATGCTATTATCTGCTGTCACTTTGATATTGAAAGAAGAGTttggattttatttatttacggGGCTTGTGCTGCCTTTTCTGTACCAGCATCAGCGGCTGCGAGAGATTACTATGATGCACTTGGTGTGAGCAAGACTGCAAATGCGTCGGAAATAAAGAAAGCCTATTATGGCCTGGCAAAGAAGCTCCATCCAGACACAAATAAAGATGATCCTGATGCCGAAAAGAAGTTTCAAGAAGTTCAGAAGGCTTATGAAGTTTTGAAAGATGAGGAGAAGCGTAGAGAGTATGATGAGTACGGCCATGATGCATTTGAAGAGAGAGGCAACGGCAACGGCAACGGCTTTCCCGGTGGTTTCGGCAATCCATTTGAAGACTTTTTTGGCCGACAGGGTGGTGGACAGGATGTTAATGTAATTTTGGAGATATCCTTTATGGAAGCTGTTAAGGGATGTGCTAAAACTGTGCAATTTAGAGCTGCAGTTTCTTGTGAAGCTTGTCGTGGAACTGGTGCTCCTCCTGGCACCAAACGTGAATCATGTAAGGGCTGTGGGGGGTTAGGTATGACTTCCATGCAAACCGCCCTTGGTAGGATGCATATGCCTTGTACTCAGTGTAGAGGGACTGGCAAAACTTTCCCGATACTCTGCAACTCTTGCAATGGAAAGCGTGTCTTAAATGGAACGAAGTCAGTCAAGTTAGATATAATGCCAGGAATAGACAACAATGAAACCATGCGGGTGTTCAGTAACGGTGGAGCTGATCCTGATGGAAATCAACCTGGTGATCTATATGTTACCATTAAGGTTAGGGAAGACCCAGTTTTCCGGAGACAAGGTGCCAACATTCATGTAGATGCCGTTCTGAGTATCTCTCAGGTAATGCTTAAGTACTTCACTGCTCAGTAGCTATCATATGCTTTTATTAATACGTAAAAGTTGTGAAGGGTGTGTATGAGATGATGaattatatgtatatgtgtatatatattttcactTTGAGGCAACTGGGAAGCCCAATAAAGAAGATCAGAAGATATGTTGCTCAGATTGTTGGTACTTGGAAGTTTTGATGTTTTAGGCAAATTTATACTTGTAGATCTTATATTCTATTTCTTTCAAACAATTGCCCGTCATTTGTGGCATCTTTCTTCCAGTGAAAGCAATTACCTATTTATTTACTGAGGCTGGATGGAATGCTTTTGTGCAGGCAATATTGGGAGGAACCATAAAGGTCCCTACTCTCACTGGAGATGTACTCCTAAAGGTCAGCCCTGCCACGCAACCTGGTCAGAAGGTAGTCCTGAAGAAGAAGGGGATCAAGACGAGGAACTCTTATTCATTGGGTGATCTATATGTGCACTTCAATGTCAGCATCCCAACAAATCTGTCTCAAAGACAACGTGAAATAATCCAAGAATTTTCCAAACAAGCTTCTTCCAAAGAAGAACAAGAGGGGGTACATGATAAGCGTGCTGCTGCAGGAGCATCTTGATATAATGGGTTGGAGATTGACCAAAAAAATGCAGAAGAGGTGCAGAATTTAACGGAGTAGAGGAAACTAGAGTGGAAATTTTGCAGATCTTGGGCTTAAAACAACTTCAATGTCACAATCTGGCTTCGTTGGACATGATTGTTGGTAAGAATTGAAATGGGGTACTTTACTTTGCTTGAGGGTGATCGAAGTATCAATGTTTCTTTCTTAGCTATATGTATGTCCACGAGATACTGACTGGACTGATGTTGATGGAAACCATCTGCTGATTAATACTTTCATTAGCAAATTATTTTGTTGGGTGTAAAGTGTAAACCTGCCCAATACAATCTGAATAATGTTGTGTTTGCTCATTCAAGTTTAGTCATGATTAGCTCTTTGTTATCACGACAGTTTGAATTTAAGTTTTAGTTTGGCTTGTTGGTTCATGCCCCAGTTATAAAGTTCAGATCTTTTACAAAGGTAAGTATGGCTACGAGCCTACGATCGTTTATTTTACCACTGACACAAAGATTGTACCTGTAGATCAATATCAGGGTGTTCAATAAACAGATCATCTAATTGTTCTACATTTGCAAGCAAACTGCCGAGTACCTGTCAAAGTAGTTTGGAGCATAATTATTGTCCAATACTACTGTGTCCCATAGTTTGGTGCCAGTAGCTTCACAGTAAATCTCATATACATGTCCTCAACTCATATGATTCAAATAGGTTCAGTGAAGGGTCAATAGAGGGGCAAAAAAATTGATTCGTTGCTAGAAAGTGTCATATAAACTGAACTTATGAAGAAAGAAACATGTTACAACTTACAACTGAAGAAATGaggaatttattaaaaaaaaagaaaaaagaaaacaat is a genomic window containing:
- the LOC133737696 gene encoding chaperone protein dnaJ GFA2, mitochondrial-like — protein: MAGSNGVRIVHRLARRSLSSKTLLNPTPSSPIYSRLLGGGAYRTFNAGLCKNHRVLGNHNVCSKNWFLGAAHTNWTTVRSIHGTASAAARDYYDALGVSKTANASEIKKAYYGLAKKLHPDTNKDDPDAEKKFQEVQKAYEVLKDEEKRREYDEYGHDAFEERGNGNGNGFPGGFGNPFEDFFGRQGGGQDVNVILEISFMEAVKGCAKTVQFRAAVSCEACRGTGAPPGTKRESCKGCGGLGMTSMQTALGRMHMPCTQCRGTGKTFPILCNSCNGKRVLNGTKSVKLDIMPGIDNNETMRVFSNGGADPDGNQPGDLYVTIKVREDPVFRRQGANIHVDAVLSISQAILGGTIKVPTLTGDVLLKVSPATQPGQKVVLKKKGIKTRNSYSLGDLYVHFNVSIPTNLSQRQREIIQEFSKQASSKEEQEGVHDKRAAAGAS